gacgaaagttgagaaaaaactcgtaaatgttaattttgttgctggcggtgtttccactgactgtactgtattctctgtattaaaatacactctccaaattaactACCAGACGTACAACAGTCGgtaaacgttcatgaattgcaaaagtaaataccctaaaaagcgctttattgcagttcacgtatcgactgTATCATTCACGACCAATACCTGCCGGGTtacttcctttggtgacgtacctgcaaacgtattttatcgataaaccaaactgcaatattcaacactgatatgagttttgaatgtgagttagacaataatggtgaatatagtacgatccgtGTGTTGTCGATTCGATATTTACTCTTCTAAATTGagtgctgaatgttctgccattgtcgccAGTGgcgccgatagagtggatatccatgaTTTCTAGGTCGTGTTTCCGAAAAAacagcacgtggatagtgtttctgCATTTATTGgtagacatacaaaccgaagtgcaATTATgttgtccgcaaggtccatggaccatattggttttcattacttcgtataatactggatctttctctgcatcaagaatttccgcagaaatgatttcatcaatttgtgCTGGTGTAACCACCTTctaccatccaaagaagaatgtgtgcgtgcggcaaatcTCTCTTTtgcaactcaacagagtacatccagcatctgactgcaccatatatacataaattgctTCAAGATAAAATCCATCAAACAttgtaactgttgtttgaaaagtagTATTGTGACATCGTGAtaatcgcttgctgattgaccgcgatttATAATTCCACACATATGTCACcacatcctgggagtactcggtCATGTGTCTTGGGATGCCAATGGGTGTTGACGGAcccgccgaccgatattagcgcgacctcttcgtggcttcgtaacaaatttcaatttgtaattgatcacttcgtctgaaactcACATAAAGCTTTccctgaataattttcaataatttttcttttgaaaagccggaataaaaaagtaagcgaccgaaattgaacgattcaaataatttacaaatcaaaatactgaaaaacaaaaccaaaaaaaaatggaaaaaaagtgtgtgtgaaaaaagttactttttggaaatttccaattttgcGGATTTTCCTCATGAAGAgtaccttttaaattttttctaatttcctAACCTTCCCCGATTCACGACGAACatgctttgaaaatttcatcaaaattggtgcagccgttctcgaactaaaaaaaaaattcaacatcaAGAAAAGAtctctttttaggggttttccggcagttattgaaatttttttttgccgtaaaaaccatctttgtaCTTCaccgaacatttaaaaaaaagaattggccaaattggtccgggcgttgttgagttatgcgttcatttttatatacatatcaaaTTTAAAGCATTCCGTTTAATATTGTCATTTTTTTATTACGAAAGGAAAGTTCAGTAACCAGTAAGACCTGCTCTACAAATTAATTACAGTGAGCAGAACCGCTTGATGGAGAAATGAATGGCGAAAAATTTGCTTCTTCGACGAACAGTCTCTGGCCGATGTgacatttaaaatttcaagcCCAACGGCTCTGTAAGTATTACTTTGTCCTCAGCttacattaaattatatgtataacttaatgtttttagtttttgggTTGCTCAATGTACCCGCGCATCGTTTGATACTCGCAGCAGCGGGTCCCTACTTCGAGAACCTTTCCAATGGCGTTCAAGGCAATAATCCCGTCATCGAGATAAATGATATCGATAGCGATATGTTTTTGCGTCCAAAACCTTTTGTTTCTACGGTCATGCCTTGAAAAGTTGTATGGAAGCATAAGCACCCTGTGAAGTGTATTCACCGATATGTGCCATGAGGTAGTATTATCAGAAACAAAATTGTATAATAAGACTCACCTCCATGAAATTCTGTATTTCGTATTCTATGATTTTCTGCTTAAGATCTTTACATTTCGTTTCGCGCTCCAGCGTATAAGCACCCTGTAAAGGGTATTCATCGATATGTGTCATGATAGTCCACACAACTGTTTATGGCAtcgtccaattgcaaaacgatTGCTGCCATGGCGAAGACATTGTCAAAACAATACTACTGTCTTAGAGATAAGTGATGTAGATAGCGATATTTTGCGTCTAATTACCCTTTGTTACATCGGACAGATCTTCATTACCGTTAACAATATCGGTGCCATTCTGAAAGCAGCAATCGTCTTGCAATTGGACGATTACAAGTTGTGTGGACTACCTCATGATACATATCGATGAATACCCTTTACAGGGTGCTTACACGCTGGAGCGTGAAACGAAATGTGAACTTCTTAGGCAAAAAATCACAGAATACGAAATACAGAATTTCATGGAGGTGAGTAGAAAAATATACACGTAATATCTCACAAAAGCGTTTTTATTTCTGATAATACTAGTCAGCCAAAGCGATGAGTTTCCAAATTTCGATGTTGAAAAAATGCAACGTAATCTGGAATCTGATAATTTGAATATAACTCGTGAGGAAGATGATTTCGATGCCATTAACCGTTGGTTCGATTACAATGTTCTTGAGCGTCATGGACAACTGCTACTTTTAATAGCTTGTCGCCAGCTTACCCAAGTCGAAGTGAACTTTCTgttgacacacatacatacactaccTGGTTGAGAGCTGCTGGCCGTGGATCAGAAAGCCTGCACCGcgatcaaaaataaatatgcgaTTTACAGAACCACGTGGGATCGGTGCTGCTTATTCTGATGAAAAAACATTGCTGGCGGTTTGCTCAGAGGAAACAGAGGTAAGCGTACACTGTggcttatattcaaatataataatcttaaattaatgtatgaaaatatttttggaatagaTGAATCCCAAGCTGCTGCAATATAACAAAGCTGAGGATAAGTGGCAAGAATACGCGAGTATAGAAATCGATTAGCAATGGTATAGAACTATTTTAAAGAATGATAATATGtaagttgtcaaatatctcccttccgcttttttgctctttattcaatgctttataaaaagtgttacagtgatcggatgtAGCTCAAATaattcgataatctgtttccatctagacggcaacttcataatacccctcGTAGAAGCTcttccttatttgcgaagaactcggacagtcactattgagttcaactttacaccaataAGGGCgatcgccatggacaggaataGGCAGCGGTCTaattgttcgcagtagatggtataATTAAGCGTCTGAACATATGGGAGTAGCTCAAGTGGATGATTACCCTCCAATCCTACCAagcacacagcaaaaccttcctggccgtctaTCCCGGCTtgtgggacgattcaccggccttccaCCACGATCGATTTCGCTTGATATCGCTGtttgtgatccatttttcgtcgccagtcaccatccgctttaAAAATGTGTCATCTTCTGGGCGaagtcacgagatgccacacgccggtctaactcgatgttttccatgatttgatcagTATTAGTCGTCACAGGTTGTCcgctaatcatgcatagcgtcgttttgtaggttatgtcaagacctttcaaagatgtatagtattgccagatagaagctctgtagcgctttatacgtAGCCGCACAATttaaaaggcggaagggagatattttacattctaatataatttattagcggttataaaaaaataaggttCCTCTACATTTAAGAAGAAAGGAGTGCAGTGACACGTTATGATCTGGTTGACGCTGACTTTAGAAAACTCTAACTCTTTGACATTGTCAACGACTTCTTTAgaataattctaattttttataaaaagactATGCAACGTGTCGAAATGTCACTTAGAGATAagcattttttcttcaatgttttttttttttatttccagatATACGACTTCCGAGTTCGTATGGGAGTTCGTAACAACAAACCACATGGTGCAAGATATATTAAGTTGATTTTTGCCTATCGCTTGATGTCAATCTAAATATTCTTAACGAAATTTCGCAGATTTGCTCTTTGGAAGCTTACGGTGGTTTTATAGCTTGCGTATTGCTGGATAATAAACTATGGGCTTTTACTGCAAATTCTTTCCTAGGAAGACATATGAATCAGTATATGACGAGGAAAATGGCCGTTGGGGACAAAAGTGCTCACTACCCGAAAGAAGTATTCATTCCTGTTTTGTTGCGCCTTAAGACGTCGAAATGAAAGatcaatattaataaatatatatcttgTAATAAAAGCTCTTATAAGAAATACCAGAGATATTTTTGATATTCTCGTATTCTCAGGCTGAGTAAACtcttctctctttctctctcgcTTTCTTCTTCGCTTCATTTTAAGAGCAATCGATCAGAAAACTTACGATACGGAGAAAGAAATATTATTGCTTTCGCAGTAGTATTGAAAAAGGTGAGCGCATTTCATCACAGTTAGCATCAGCGGACTTGAAAATATCACAGTTGAGCGAAATAATATTACTCTCAATGCAAGTATTAACTTAAGCTTACAGATTTGCTTTCAAACCATGAGCAAACGcctgcatgcatatgtatattatttacagATATATTCTTGAAACAACTGTTATACAGCGGAATTAAAGGTTTTTATAATGCCTGAGTTTGTGGTTAATAATAAAGAATTATCTAAATAAACGTTTCTGGTGGCCTCACCCAACAAACTTCTGGCCTATTGTTGAATATATTCTGAaatataattaagtaaatatgatAAATGAACATGGCTATAATCGAGCATATAACCATTCAAGAAATAACTTTAGGAAAGAAAATAGACACGCAAATGCATATCTATAAACATGCAAGCATATCAACAACGAAGTTTTGGCAATGCCAAGAAATTGTTGATGAAAATGCTATCAAAAAGTGCTATGTTGCCACTTGTGCCATTGCGTTTTGCGAGGTTGTCGCATTTCCCTTCTGGGAACAAAATCAGAAACTCgtgcaatgtatgtatgtatgagttttgaatgtttGCCACCGTGGCAAAAATGTTTTTGAGAGCATGAGCATGAGCGGTAGATGCGTATTTTCAGTTCAAGGTGTTTTTTCGTTGGGATCTGAAAGTGGATGGGAAGGTCAAAAGCGTTTAGCAAAGAAAGATAAACTAATGATTTTGGACGATTTCTCGGGCATTTGC
The sequence above is drawn from the Bactrocera tryoni isolate S06 chromosome 1, CSIRO_BtryS06_freeze2, whole genome shotgun sequence genome and encodes:
- the LOC120775368 gene encoding LOW QUALITY PROTEIN: uncharacterized protein LOC120775368 (The sequence of the model RefSeq protein was modified relative to this genomic sequence to represent the inferred CDS: inserted 2 bases in 1 codon; substituted 1 base at 1 genomic stop codon) produces the protein YLTKAFLFLIILVSQSDEFPNFDVEKMQRNLESDNLNITREEDDFDAINRWFDYNVLERHGQLLLLIACRQLTQVEVNFLLTHIHTLPGXELLAXWIRKPAPRSKINMRFTEPRGIGAAYSDEKTLLAVCSEETEMNPKLLQYNKAEDKWQEYASIEID